Part of the Longimicrobium sp. genome is shown below.
CCTTCCACTCCATGGTACCCCGCCGCGTTCCCAGGTACGACTTCACCGCGATCGCCGCCAGCACCATGCTTCCCGCCGGGTGCAGCAGAGCCGAGCGGATGCCGTGGCGAAAGAGCAGTGCCCCGCACGCCCGCACCCCCGCCAGCAGCGCCAGCGGCACCAGGGCGCCGCGCACGCCCAGGACGGCGCCCAGCCAGGGGTAGATGGCCACGAGGCCGAACACCGCCAGGGCCGCCGCGAAGGTCGCGGGCCGTCCCCCCGCCAGCGCGTAGACGTTCTTGCCGAAGCCTTCGAACAGCGCCGCCGGATCGCGGTACATCCGTACCCGCAGCAGCGAATTCGACACCAGGGGAAGCAGGCGGTGCCCGGCCGCCTTCACCTTGCGGCCGAGCGCGACGTCCTCCAGCACGGTGTCCGTCACGGCCGTGTGCCCCCCGGACGCGGCGTACGCGGCGCGGGTGAACGCCAGCCACTGCCCGTTTGCCATCGACAGCGACGGTGCACGCACCCGGGGCACCAGCGCCAGCGGCAGGAGTGCCAGCACGGGCAGCTGCGCCACCAGCGGCACCACGGCGCTTTCCATCCACCCGTCCAGCTGGTGCCGGGGAATGACGGTCGCGGCGCCGGCGCCCGTGGACTGCATGGCCGCGAGGGTCCGGTCCAGCGCGGGGGGCTGGGGAACGACGTCGGCGTCGCAGAACACCAGCACCTCGCCGCTGGCCGCCGCGGCCAGCTGGTGGCACGCCCACGACTTGCCCAGCCACCCCGGCGGGGGCGGACGCCCTGGCAGCAGGCGGAGCCGCGCACCCCGGATCGACGCGTGTTCCTGGACCACGGCGGCCGTGCCATCGTCCGACCCGTCGTCCAGCACCAGGATTTCCAGCTTGGGATAATCCACCCGCAGCAGGGCGGGGAGGAGGGTGCGCAGGTTGCCCTCCTCGTTGCGCGCGGGCACCAGGATGCTCACCACCGGGCGCGAAGACGGATCGCCCGCTGCCTCCAGCCGGCGCGCGGCCACCAGGTTCCACAGGGCGACGATCAGCATGGCCGCGAGCAGGACGGTGGAGGCCAGCGACACCGCCAT
Proteins encoded:
- a CDS encoding glycosyltransferase family 2 protein, which gives rise to MMAVSLASTVLLAAMLIVALWNLVAARRLEAAGDPSSRPVVSILVPARNEEGNLRTLLPALLRVDYPKLEILVLDDGSDDGTAAVVQEHASIRGARLRLLPGRPPPPGWLGKSWACHQLAAAASGEVLVFCDADVVPQPPALDRTLAAMQSTGAGAATVIPRHQLDGWMESAVVPLVAQLPVLALLPLALVPRVRAPSLSMANGQWLAFTRAAYAASGGHTAVTDTVLEDVALGRKVKAAGHRLLPLVSNSLLRVRMYRDPAALFEGFGKNVYALAGGRPATFAAALAVFGLVAIYPWLGAVLGVRGALVPLALLAGVRACGALLFRHGIRSALLHPAGSMVLAAIAVKSYLGTRRGTMEWK